The Sinomonas sp. P10A9 genome includes a window with the following:
- a CDS encoding RidA family protein, with translation MTSHTDLNPSNARAGLVRSDHDAYVSTLPPAPRPAGDYIPVTRAGNLLFTAGHTHAVCGSLSARGAMGSARGPDLKTARECARLAVRNCLASLAHYLGGLRNVEGAVQMTGYVTAAPDFELHPRVLDGASEELVLAFGEQGRPARAAVGVASLPDGAVVEISLVVAVAGLPASAG, from the coding sequence ATGACCAGCCATACAGATCTCAACCCATCCAACGCGCGCGCAGGCCTGGTCCGCAGCGATCATGACGCCTACGTCTCGACGCTTCCGCCAGCGCCCCGGCCCGCCGGTGACTACATCCCGGTCACGCGGGCCGGGAACCTGCTCTTCACCGCGGGCCACACCCACGCCGTGTGCGGCTCGCTCTCCGCGCGGGGCGCCATGGGCTCCGCTCGCGGCCCAGATCTCAAGACGGCGCGCGAGTGCGCGAGGCTCGCGGTGAGGAACTGCCTCGCCAGCCTCGCGCACTACCTCGGCGGCCTCAGGAACGTCGAGGGTGCCGTACAGATGACCGGCTACGTCACCGCGGCGCCCGACTTCGAGTTGCACCCGCGCGTGCTCGACGGCGCATCCGAAGAGCTGGTCCTTGCGTTCGGCGAGCAAGGACGCCCCGCGAGGGCCGCCGTCGGCGTGGCCAGCCTGCCGGACGGCGCGGTCGTCGAGATCAGTCTGGTCGTCGCGGTCGCGGGGCTCCCGGCGTCCGCCGGCTGA
- a CDS encoding maleate cis-trans isomerase family protein, with translation MISATDFDPHGPGVPRIIGVVSPYDMALDRELWRWMPDDVTLAFARTPFHPLVVDETMASAIGDDDEIRATARCLAAVSPEAAVYACTSGSFVNRVAGARRISEAIGREVSAPAVTTSEALLEALDLLGVGRLAIATPYIPELTARLEDFLAESGRTVTGCVGLGLDRLIWHVPYRVTADLVRDADSDEAEAVFVACTNLPTFDIIAPLERELGKPVLTANQVTAWAGLRRLGLPLPGGDRLAEASRAPVG, from the coding sequence GTGATCAGCGCAACAGACTTCGACCCCCACGGCCCCGGCGTCCCCCGCATCATCGGGGTGGTCAGCCCTTACGACATGGCTTTGGACCGCGAGCTCTGGCGATGGATGCCCGACGACGTCACGCTCGCCTTCGCGAGGACGCCGTTCCATCCGCTCGTCGTGGACGAGACCATGGCCTCAGCCATCGGGGACGACGACGAGATCCGCGCGACCGCCCGGTGCCTAGCGGCGGTCTCCCCGGAGGCGGCCGTCTACGCCTGCACCTCGGGAAGCTTCGTGAATCGGGTGGCCGGGGCGCGGAGGATCTCGGAGGCTATCGGCCGCGAGGTGAGCGCTCCGGCCGTGACGACGTCGGAAGCCCTCCTCGAGGCCCTGGACCTCCTCGGCGTCGGAAGACTGGCGATCGCAACACCGTACATTCCCGAACTCACAGCGCGGCTCGAGGACTTCCTGGCCGAGAGCGGGCGGACGGTGACGGGCTGCGTCGGCCTCGGGCTGGACCGCCTCATCTGGCACGTGCCCTACCGCGTGACTGCCGACCTCGTGCGGGACGCCGACTCGGACGAGGCCGAGGCGGTGTTCGTGGCCTGCACGAACCTGCCGACGTTCGACATCATCGCGCCGCTCGAGCGCGAGCTCGGGAAGCCGGTCCTCACGGCAAACCAGGTCACCGCCTGGGCTGGCCTCCGTCGGCTCGGACTCCCGCTTCCCGGGGGCGACAGACTGGCCGAGGCGAGCCGGGCTCCCGTGGGCTGA
- a CDS encoding FAD-binding and (Fe-S)-binding domain-containing protein, giving the protein MGTPLLRELAEAGVPAEASQRRRSEYSYDASNYRVEPIAVAFPRTVGDVVAAVTACRSTGTPLIARGGGTSMAGNAVGPGLVLDFSRHMNRVLGIDEGSGMADVEPGVVLATLTRDVERQTGRRCTFAPDPSSKNRATVGGAIGNDACGNHSVRYGRTSDHVAEIDVVTADGARLTATETGLRATDPDDSFSAARAAALAESLAQLAHEHLGALRLELGRIPRQVSGYHLENLLPEKRFNIARALVGSEGTWAVVVGARMKFVPKPASALLVCLGYDDVVEAARDIPTILEFNPAAVEGTDEAIVETMRHRRGPDSVLGLPEGRAWLFVDLDGDDSAAVYAQADRLLARLAEDGRLVQGRAAADPAERASLWRVREDGAGLSSRLASGGESWPGWEDSAVAPERLADYLADLRELLAEHELTGVMYGHFGAGCMHIRITYELRTDEGRAVFRAFTRRAAQLVVQHGGSLSGEHGDGRARSELLPLMYSPEVMDAFARSRRLWDPEGILNPGSVTDPDPLDGSLALAGVPEREWRTSFDLRPSPGGTDAWVHAVQGCIGVGRCRSDSGGVMCPSYRATRDERDSTRGRARVLQDMVRGARSVEDGWRSEDVRDALDLCLSCKACATDCPAGVDMATYKSEFFDHYYRGRVRPLSHFSLGWLPRWLKLTGRLPRLVNAVMATPLGKALAAAGGLTTRRALPRFAGAAEWRREIADAGVCAAGQADAEDSVVLFVDTFTRGFRPEVAGAAARVLAGAENAVECSADACCGLTWISTGQLGTARRLLSHAAEVLDDGTDRPIVVVEPSCAAALHKDLPELVDTDQARRVAARVRSFAAHIAERVSGGWAPSPAQPVPEQAVLQAHCHEYSVFGAAAQRTALEAAGVRDVVDATGCCGVAGNFGFEKDHFDVSMQVAENALGPALRTTRDAAVLTDGFSCARQVDQLEPSRPGMHLAQVLDPGTAPRRRPTPTTRDLLTKEAEELL; this is encoded by the coding sequence ATGGGGACGCCGCTGCTCCGGGAGCTCGCGGAGGCAGGCGTTCCGGCAGAGGCATCACAGAGGCGGCGCTCCGAGTACTCCTACGACGCCTCCAACTATCGCGTCGAGCCGATCGCGGTCGCCTTTCCCCGGACCGTCGGGGACGTCGTGGCCGCCGTCACCGCCTGCCGCTCGACCGGGACACCGCTCATCGCGCGCGGGGGCGGGACGTCGATGGCCGGCAATGCCGTCGGGCCCGGACTCGTTCTGGACTTCTCGCGCCACATGAACCGCGTCCTCGGCATCGACGAAGGCTCGGGGATGGCCGATGTCGAGCCCGGCGTCGTCCTCGCGACGCTGACCCGCGATGTGGAGCGGCAGACGGGGCGCCGATGCACGTTCGCGCCTGACCCATCGTCCAAGAACCGGGCCACGGTCGGGGGTGCCATCGGAAACGACGCGTGCGGCAACCACTCGGTGAGGTACGGGCGGACCTCGGACCACGTGGCGGAGATCGACGTCGTCACGGCCGACGGCGCGAGGCTCACCGCGACCGAGACGGGGCTGCGCGCCACGGACCCGGACGACTCGTTCTCCGCGGCCCGGGCAGCCGCGCTGGCCGAGTCCCTGGCCCAGCTCGCGCATGAGCACCTCGGTGCCCTCCGACTCGAGCTCGGACGAATACCCAGGCAGGTGTCCGGCTACCATCTGGAGAACCTGCTTCCGGAGAAGAGGTTCAACATCGCGCGTGCCCTCGTCGGCTCCGAGGGGACGTGGGCCGTCGTCGTCGGCGCCCGCATGAAGTTTGTTCCCAAGCCTGCGAGCGCACTGCTCGTCTGCCTTGGCTATGACGACGTCGTCGAAGCGGCCCGAGACATCCCGACCATCCTCGAGTTCAATCCCGCTGCTGTCGAAGGAACCGACGAGGCCATCGTCGAGACAATGCGGCACCGTCGTGGGCCCGACTCGGTCCTGGGCCTTCCCGAAGGGCGCGCGTGGCTCTTCGTCGACCTCGATGGCGACGATTCCGCGGCGGTGTACGCGCAGGCGGACCGGCTGCTGGCGAGGCTGGCAGAGGACGGCCGTCTTGTCCAAGGGCGCGCCGCGGCGGACCCTGCGGAGCGCGCATCCCTCTGGCGCGTCCGCGAGGACGGCGCGGGTCTGTCTTCCCGGCTCGCCAGCGGCGGCGAGTCGTGGCCGGGCTGGGAAGACTCCGCGGTGGCGCCCGAGCGGCTCGCCGACTATCTCGCGGATCTCCGCGAACTCTTGGCGGAGCACGAGCTCACAGGCGTCATGTACGGGCACTTCGGCGCTGGCTGCATGCACATCCGCATCACCTACGAGCTGCGCACCGACGAAGGCCGGGCCGTCTTCCGCGCCTTCACCCGACGGGCGGCCCAGCTCGTGGTCCAGCACGGTGGCTCGCTCTCCGGAGAGCACGGGGACGGCCGTGCCCGCTCCGAGCTCCTGCCGCTCATGTACTCGCCGGAAGTCATGGACGCCTTCGCCCGCTCCCGCCGACTCTGGGACCCCGAGGGCATCCTCAACCCGGGCTCCGTGACCGACCCCGACCCGTTGGATGGCAGCCTCGCCCTGGCGGGGGTGCCCGAGCGCGAGTGGCGCACGAGCTTTGACCTCCGCCCCTCCCCTGGGGGGACAGATGCGTGGGTGCACGCGGTCCAGGGCTGCATCGGCGTCGGCCGCTGCCGCTCGGACAGCGGCGGAGTCATGTGCCCGAGCTACCGGGCGACGCGGGACGAGAGGGACTCGACCCGCGGCCGCGCACGCGTCCTGCAAGACATGGTCCGCGGCGCGAGGAGCGTTGAGGATGGCTGGCGGTCCGAGGACGTCAGGGACGCGCTCGACCTTTGCCTCTCGTGCAAGGCATGCGCCACGGACTGTCCTGCTGGTGTGGACATGGCCACGTACAAGTCGGAGTTCTTCGACCACTACTACCGCGGCCGCGTGCGTCCGCTCTCCCACTTCTCGCTCGGCTGGCTCCCGCGGTGGCTCAAGCTGACCGGCCGCCTCCCGCGGCTCGTCAACGCCGTCATGGCCACGCCTCTGGGCAAGGCCCTCGCGGCCGCGGGAGGGCTGACCACCCGGCGTGCGCTTCCGCGGTTCGCCGGAGCGGCTGAGTGGCGGCGCGAGATCGCCGACGCCGGGGTGTGCGCAGCAGGGCAGGCGGACGCCGAGGACTCGGTCGTCCTGTTCGTGGACACGTTCACGCGCGGCTTCCGGCCGGAGGTCGCTGGCGCTGCCGCCCGAGTCCTCGCCGGCGCCGAGAACGCGGTCGAATGCTCGGCGGACGCCTGCTGCGGACTCACCTGGATCTCCACTGGCCAGCTCGGCACCGCGAGGCGGCTGCTTTCCCATGCCGCCGAAGTGCTCGACGACGGTACGGACCGGCCGATCGTCGTCGTCGAGCCCAGCTGCGCCGCCGCGCTCCATAAGGACCTCCCTGAACTCGTGGATACGGACCAGGCCCGGCGCGTCGCCGCGCGCGTGCGCAGCTTCGCCGCGCACATCGCCGAACGGGTGTCTGGCGGATGGGCGCCCTCGCCGGCCCAACCGGTGCCGGAACAGGCCGTGCTCCAGGCCCACTGCCACGAGTACTCGGTCTTCGGAGCCGCCGCCCAGCGGACCGCTCTGGAGGCGGCAGGCGTGCGCGATGTCGTCGACGCGACCGGCTGCTGCGGCGTCGCGGGGAACTTCGGATTTGAGAAGGACCACTTCGACGTGAGCATGCAGGTGGCCGAGAACGCGCTAGGCCCGGCCCTCAGGACCACCCGGGACGCCGCAGTGCTCACCGACGGGTTCTCGTGCGCACGACAGGTAGACCAGCTCGAGCCCTCGAGGCCGGGCATGCATCTCGCCCAGGTCCTCGATCCAGGGACGGCGCCGCGGCGTCGTCCAACCCCTACCACCAGAGACCTTCTCACCAAGGAAGCAGAGGAACTCCTATGA
- a CDS encoding NADPH-dependent F420 reductase — protein sequence MKHRIRSVGILGAGRVGTAVAREAVKAGYEVRIATAKPVEDIALIVEIITPGAVAVTAAEAAASDLVVLALPLHKFRSLDPAALADRVVIDAMNYWEPTDGAMPEMHAGRGTSEVVQDFLAAAHVVKTLNHIGYHELESDGRPAGAGDRRALAAAGDDEEARAVVLAFIESLGYDAVDAGPLAAGRAFEPGTAVFAGAHDAARLGEALGRACVGAAASA from the coding sequence ATGAAGCACCGCATCAGGAGCGTCGGCATTCTCGGGGCGGGCCGGGTCGGGACGGCCGTGGCCCGCGAGGCCGTCAAGGCGGGGTACGAGGTCCGGATCGCCACGGCCAAGCCCGTCGAGGACATCGCGCTGATCGTCGAGATCATCACCCCGGGCGCAGTCGCGGTCACGGCCGCCGAGGCCGCCGCATCGGACCTCGTGGTCCTCGCCCTCCCGCTGCACAAGTTCCGCTCGCTCGATCCCGCCGCGCTCGCCGACCGTGTGGTCATCGATGCCATGAACTACTGGGAGCCCACCGACGGCGCGATGCCCGAGATGCACGCTGGCCGCGGCACATCCGAGGTGGTCCAGGACTTCCTCGCGGCCGCGCACGTTGTCAAGACGCTCAACCACATCGGGTACCACGAACTCGAGTCGGATGGGCGCCCCGCCGGCGCCGGGGACCGCCGCGCGCTCGCCGCGGCCGGTGACGATGAAGAAGCCCGCGCCGTCGTGCTCGCCTTCATCGAATCGCTCGGCTATGACGCGGTCGACGCAGGGCCTCTCGCGGCCGGGCGCGCCTTCGAGCCGGGCACGGCGGTCTTCGCCGGGGCGCACGACGCCGCGCGGCTGGGTGAGGCGCTCGGGCGCGCGTGCGTGGGGGCGGCCGCCTCGGCCTGA
- a CDS encoding DUF3830 family protein: protein MARYITVTLEKRGVTARALLLDEEAPRTAEAVWQALPAAGQVFHGKYARNEVYTLVPAFAEQEPGPENQTVTPIPGDLCYFTFEGVLNNPAYGYEESAGTVENRLLIDLAYFYGRNNLLLNGDVGWVPGNVFATIVEGLDELAAASQDIWMGGARGERLILDRAAE from the coding sequence ATGGCCCGATATATCACTGTCACTCTTGAGAAGCGCGGCGTCACAGCCCGCGCCTTGCTTCTGGACGAGGAGGCGCCCCGCACAGCGGAGGCGGTCTGGCAGGCTCTCCCGGCGGCAGGGCAGGTCTTCCACGGCAAGTACGCGCGGAACGAGGTCTACACCCTCGTGCCCGCCTTCGCTGAGCAAGAGCCCGGCCCGGAGAACCAGACCGTCACGCCGATCCCCGGCGACCTCTGCTACTTCACGTTCGAGGGCGTGCTCAACAATCCTGCGTACGGCTACGAGGAGTCTGCAGGAACAGTCGAGAACCGACTCCTCATTGATCTTGCCTACTTCTACGGCCGCAACAACCTGCTCCTCAACGGCGACGTCGGGTGGGTCCCCGGAAACGTGTTCGCGACGATCGTGGAGGGCCTCGATGAACTCGCGGCCGCCAGCCAGGACATCTGGATGGGCGGCGCCCGCGGGGAGCGGCTCATCCTGGACCGTGCGGCCGAGTGA
- a CDS encoding maleate cis-trans isomerase family protein yields MSTVAILYPGHSAEDEFKQLETLIPDARFPVIHTWEGSTDHDVDALLKLGSPELLTPPAAEARSLGADSAIWACTSGSFVYGWEGCHEQAEWIRSASGAPSSSTSLAFAAAVHELGATRVSIAATYPADVASHFVKFLEHDGITVTALSTYGVPSGEDAGLLGPEWVLDTARAADITGAECLLVPDTALHTLAVLPELEDALGIPVLTANQVTAWQGLKLAGHPTTSDGLGALFRGR; encoded by the coding sequence ATGAGCACCGTCGCCATCCTGTACCCGGGGCACAGCGCCGAGGACGAGTTCAAGCAGCTCGAGACCCTGATCCCGGATGCCCGGTTCCCCGTCATCCACACCTGGGAGGGCAGCACCGATCACGACGTCGATGCCCTCCTCAAGCTCGGATCACCGGAGCTCCTGACGCCCCCTGCCGCCGAGGCACGCTCCCTGGGCGCCGACTCCGCGATATGGGCCTGCACCTCCGGCAGCTTCGTCTACGGCTGGGAGGGCTGCCATGAGCAAGCCGAATGGATCCGCTCCGCGAGCGGCGCGCCGTCGTCGTCGACCTCGCTCGCCTTCGCCGCTGCCGTCCACGAGCTGGGAGCCACCAGGGTCTCCATCGCGGCGACCTATCCCGCGGACGTCGCCTCGCACTTCGTGAAGTTCCTTGAGCACGATGGCATCACGGTCACGGCCCTCTCCACCTACGGCGTGCCCAGCGGCGAGGACGCGGGCCTCCTCGGCCCGGAATGGGTGCTCGACACCGCACGCGCAGCCGACATCACGGGCGCCGAGTGCCTGCTCGTTCCCGACACGGCACTCCACACCCTCGCCGTGCTGCCCGAGCTCGAGGACGCCCTCGGCATCCCCGTGCTCACGGCCAACCAGGTAACGGCATGGCAGGGGCTCAAGCTCGCCGGGCACCCGACAACCAGCGACGGGCTGGGGGCGCTGTTCCGAGGGCGCTGA
- a CDS encoding carboxymuconolactone decarboxylase family protein, producing the protein MPRIPEHTREDLPAEAQDGVNQIAGGVGRLSHMLGELADNQAIFEIYLGKTKALKDHGTFDAKTREAIALAMANENNCEYCEASHTRTARRAGWTDEEMLAIRAGKVTWDPKTAAMTALVRSASSNTGDVPDDVWQAALDAGWTEQDLVEAFAHIMGNIFNNYFNRYARTEFDFPAAPALPE; encoded by the coding sequence ATGCCGCGCATTCCAGAGCACACCCGCGAAGACCTCCCCGCCGAAGCCCAGGACGGCGTTAACCAGATCGCCGGAGGCGTGGGCCGCCTGAGCCACATGCTGGGCGAGCTCGCCGACAATCAGGCCATCTTCGAGATCTACCTCGGCAAGACCAAGGCCCTCAAGGACCACGGCACGTTCGACGCGAAGACCCGTGAGGCGATCGCGCTCGCGATGGCCAACGAGAACAACTGCGAGTATTGCGAAGCCTCCCATACCCGCACCGCCCGTCGCGCCGGATGGACCGACGAGGAGATGCTTGCGATCCGCGCCGGGAAGGTCACATGGGACCCGAAGACCGCGGCCATGACGGCGCTCGTCCGCAGCGCGTCGTCGAACACGGGAGACGTTCCCGACGACGTGTGGCAGGCGGCCCTCGACGCCGGATGGACGGAGCAGGACCTCGTCGAGGCCTTCGCCCACATCATGGGCAACATCTTCAACAACTACTTCAACCGCTACGCGCGCACCGAGTTCGACTTCCCCGCCGCACCGGCGCTGCCGGAGTAG
- a CDS encoding D-2-hydroxyacid dehydrogenase — MNELKDSPARRERPKVVVLTSGATAPPYNTAALERQADLVWAHADTLAETLPGAEILFVWDFFSTALRDAWDHADSLQWVHVAAAGVDTLLFDALRESDVVVTNARGAFDQPIAEFVLASILAHDKLLHESKDLQRQGVWRHREVRRTAGRRALVVGTGGIGRATARLLRAVGMDVRGAGRTPRDDDPDFGDVVSTDRLIEHAAWADHLVLIAPLTEQTRGMVDAEVLAAMQPTAHLVNVGRGPLVDELALVQAVRAREIAAASLDVFTEEPLPASHPLWNLPNVHVSAHMSGDVVGWRDTLADQFEGNLARWRAGSELANAVDKDLGYARGR; from the coding sequence GTGAATGAACTCAAGGACTCCCCCGCGCGCCGAGAGCGCCCAAAGGTCGTCGTCCTGACCTCCGGCGCCACCGCTCCCCCGTACAACACCGCGGCTCTCGAGCGACAGGCGGATCTGGTCTGGGCGCATGCTGACACCCTCGCGGAGACCCTCCCCGGGGCCGAGATCCTGTTCGTCTGGGATTTCTTCTCCACGGCGCTCAGGGATGCGTGGGACCACGCTGACTCCCTCCAATGGGTGCACGTCGCCGCCGCAGGCGTCGACACCCTGCTCTTCGACGCCCTTCGCGAGTCGGATGTGGTCGTGACGAACGCCCGCGGAGCGTTCGACCAGCCGATCGCCGAGTTCGTCCTTGCCTCGATCCTCGCCCACGACAAGCTGTTGCATGAGAGCAAGGACCTGCAGCGGCAGGGAGTGTGGCGGCACCGCGAGGTGCGCCGCACGGCCGGCCGTCGTGCACTCGTGGTCGGGACGGGCGGAATCGGCCGTGCCACGGCCCGGCTCCTGCGGGCGGTGGGCATGGACGTTAGAGGCGCGGGTCGGACGCCGCGAGACGACGACCCCGACTTCGGGGACGTGGTCTCGACCGATCGGCTCATCGAGCACGCCGCGTGGGCCGACCACCTCGTGCTCATCGCGCCGCTGACCGAGCAGACCCGCGGCATGGTCGACGCAGAAGTCCTCGCCGCCATGCAGCCGACGGCACACCTCGTCAACGTCGGGCGCGGACCGCTTGTCGACGAGCTGGCGCTGGTCCAGGCCGTCCGTGCGCGCGAGATCGCCGCTGCCTCCCTCGACGTCTTCACCGAGGAGCCTCTCCCCGCCAGCCATCCGCTCTGGAACCTGCCGAACGTTCACGTCTCGGCGCACATGAGCGGCGACGTCGTGGGATGGCGCGATACTCTTGCCGACCAGTTCGAGGGGAATCTGGCCCGGTGGCGTGCGGGATCCGAACTCGCAAATGCCGTCGACAAGGACCTCGGCTACGCGCGGGGTCGCTGA
- a CDS encoding YciI family protein, whose product MECVVLYSMRQGAERAQVLEVYPRHKAYYEAFKADGGGLVALGPFPPNPVAGSMGLFTNREDAERFVASDPFVTEGLAEAHVLDWDPVRFPEA is encoded by the coding sequence ATGGAATGCGTAGTCCTCTACAGCATGCGACAGGGCGCGGAGCGCGCCCAGGTCCTCGAGGTGTATCCGCGGCACAAGGCCTACTACGAGGCGTTCAAGGCCGACGGCGGCGGGCTCGTTGCGCTCGGGCCCTTCCCGCCCAACCCGGTCGCCGGCTCGATGGGCCTGTTCACGAATCGCGAGGATGCGGAGCGCTTCGTGGCGTCCGACCCCTTTGTGACCGAGGGCCTCGCAGAGGCCCACGTCCTCGACTGGGACCCGGTGCGGTTTCCCGAAGCCTGA
- a CDS encoding alpha/beta hydrolase has product MATIRVHAPTLSPALGAAVSTAVRRGALEAAGAGVRASMLVTPRLAAFLIRETFRRSGLRTAASLMRHAPVGVEALRDLRYGPEPDMLLDVFRPADGDGPHPLLLWVHGGGFVGGSKDELAGYFQMIASHGYTVAAPRYALAPKYRYPVPVRQVMRALDFLQAERTSFHLDPDRIILAGNSAGAHIAAQIGTLATTPGYAGLVGIPPTIAAEQVRGLVLACGTFDLSLTLGVSGLAESILVRAAGWSYSGRRNFNRDITFAAWSIPDFLTPAFPPTLLTVGNADPLRAHTERLHEAMRAAGLEPETVFWPDHVPALDHEYQFNLDTEPAQVFRSRLLEFLAAKTGADGAGYASPGR; this is encoded by the coding sequence ATGGCAACCATCCGGGTGCACGCACCGACGTTGAGCCCCGCGCTGGGCGCGGCGGTCAGCACGGCCGTCAGGAGGGGAGCACTGGAGGCCGCGGGCGCCGGGGTTCGGGCCAGCATGCTGGTCACTCCGCGTCTCGCTGCGTTCCTCATCCGGGAGACGTTCCGCAGGTCTGGCCTGCGCACGGCGGCGTCGCTCATGCGGCACGCACCGGTCGGCGTCGAAGCCCTCAGGGACCTCCGGTACGGACCGGAGCCGGACATGCTGCTCGACGTGTTCCGCCCGGCCGACGGCGACGGACCCCATCCGCTGCTCCTGTGGGTCCACGGCGGCGGCTTCGTGGGTGGCTCCAAGGACGAGCTCGCGGGCTACTTCCAGATGATCGCCTCGCACGGCTACACAGTCGCGGCCCCCCGGTACGCGCTCGCACCGAAGTACCGCTACCCGGTGCCGGTCCGCCAGGTCATGCGGGCCCTCGACTTCCTGCAGGCCGAGAGGACCAGCTTCCACCTTGATCCCGATCGGATCATCCTCGCGGGCAATTCCGCAGGAGCCCACATCGCGGCGCAGATCGGCACCCTCGCCACGACCCCGGGATACGCCGGCCTCGTGGGGATCCCGCCCACGATCGCGGCCGAGCAGGTCAGGGGCCTGGTGCTGGCCTGCGGCACCTTCGACCTCTCCCTGACGCTCGGCGTGAGCGGCCTCGCCGAGTCGATCCTGGTCCGGGCGGCGGGGTGGTCTTATTCAGGACGGCGCAACTTCAACCGGGACATCACCTTCGCCGCGTGGTCGATCCCGGACTTCCTCACTCCGGCGTTCCCGCCGACGCTTCTCACCGTGGGCAACGCGGACCCGCTGCGCGCCCACACGGAGCGGCTCCACGAAGCGATGCGTGCCGCGGGCCTCGAGCCCGAGACCGTGTTCTGGCCCGACCACGTTCCGGCACTCGACCATGAGTACCAGTTCAACCTCGACACCGAGCCAGCCCAGGTCTTCCGCAGCAGGCTCCTCGAATTCCTCGCGGCGAAGACGGGAGCCGACGGGGCGGGATACGCGAGCCCCGGCCGCTGA
- a CDS encoding aspartate aminotransferase family protein — MTTLSPILKQATPVVVDHALGSWIHGTDGNDYLDFTTGIGVTSTGHCHPRVVEAARDQVGKIIHAQYTTVMHKPLLELTEMLGEVLPTGLDSVFYANSGSEAVEAAIRLARMATGRPNIVVFQGGFHGRTVAAASLTTAGTRFSAGFSPLMPGVHMAPFPYAYRYGWDEATAVEFALNELDYLFHTRTSPQDTAAFLIEPVLGDGGYLPTPPAFMEGLRERADRHGIQLIFDEVQAGVGRTGKFWGHQHSSAAPDILITAKGIASGFPISAIAAPMATMAKAWPGSQGGTYGGNAVSAAAAVATLRVVEEEGLVENARVRGDELQEGLKAIQGRFPGIGNVRGLGLMQGVEFTAPDGSPDASTAAAVQQATTGQGLLTLTCGPSGNVVRLVPALVVTPEEIALGLERFEAAVATVTGAVPAVARA; from the coding sequence ATGACGACTCTCAGCCCCATCCTCAAGCAGGCCACGCCAGTCGTCGTGGACCACGCGCTCGGCAGCTGGATCCACGGCACTGACGGCAACGACTATCTCGACTTCACCACCGGCATCGGCGTGACCAGCACAGGACACTGCCACCCGCGCGTCGTCGAGGCCGCGCGCGACCAGGTGGGCAAGATCATCCACGCCCAGTACACGACGGTCATGCACAAGCCGCTCCTCGAGCTCACCGAGATGCTGGGCGAGGTGCTTCCGACGGGACTCGACTCCGTCTTCTACGCCAACTCGGGATCCGAGGCAGTCGAGGCCGCCATCCGTCTGGCGCGCATGGCAACAGGACGCCCAAACATCGTCGTCTTCCAAGGCGGCTTCCACGGCCGCACCGTCGCGGCCGCGTCGCTCACGACGGCGGGCACGCGCTTCTCCGCTGGCTTCTCCCCGCTCATGCCCGGTGTCCACATGGCCCCGTTCCCCTACGCCTACCGCTACGGCTGGGACGAGGCGACGGCGGTTGAGTTCGCGCTCAACGAGCTGGACTACCTGTTCCACACCCGCACTTCCCCCCAGGACACCGCGGCGTTCCTCATCGAGCCGGTACTCGGCGACGGCGGCTACCTGCCCACCCCGCCGGCGTTCATGGAGGGGCTGCGGGAGCGCGCGGACCGCCACGGCATCCAGCTCATCTTCGACGAGGTGCAGGCCGGCGTCGGTCGGACAGGCAAGTTCTGGGGCCACCAGCACTCGTCCGCCGCGCCGGACATCCTCATCACTGCCAAGGGCATCGCGTCCGGCTTCCCGATCTCCGCGATCGCGGCTCCGATGGCGACGATGGCGAAGGCCTGGCCCGGCTCGCAGGGGGGCACCTACGGCGGAAACGCCGTGTCCGCTGCCGCGGCGGTCGCCACGCTCCGAGTGGTAGAGGAGGAGGGACTCGTCGAGAACGCCCGCGTGCGCGGCGACGAGCTCCAGGAGGGGCTCAAGGCGATCCAGGGCCGCTTCCCGGGAATCGGCAACGTGCGCGGGCTCGGCCTCATGCAGGGCGTCGAGTTCACAGCTCCGGACGGCTCGCCCGATGCCTCGACCGCTGCGGCGGTCCAGCAGGCCACTACGGGCCAGGGACTGCTGACTCTCACCTGCGGCCCCTCCGGGAACGTCGTCCGACTTGTCCCCGCGCTCGTCGTGACGCCCGAGGAGATCGCCCTCGGCCTCGAGCGATTCGAAGCCGCCGTGGCGACCGTCACCGGTGCGGTCCCGGCCGTCGCCCGCGCCTGA